The DNA sequence CAGGAACGGGACGGTCGGCATCCCCTCGGCGGGGACGGGCGGCAAGGACTGCTTCCACACCGCCGCCTGGTCGCTGCCCTCGACCGGACGCAGGTAGGGAGCGAGGTCGGCCTTCAGGCCGGGCTCGTACTCGAACGGGAAGGTCTCGGCGTACTCCTCGATGAAGAAGTCGAAGGGGTTGATCACCATCATGTCGGCGACCAGGCTCACCGTGACCGAGAGGTGATCGATCTTCTCGGGGAAGACCAGGCGCGCGACCCAGTTGCCGAAAGGATCCTGCTGCCAGTTGATGAAGTGGTTCGCCGGGCTCACCTCGAGCGAGTAGGCCTCGATCGGCGTCCGCGCGTGCGGGGCGGGCCGCAGGCGCACGACGTGCGGGGTGACCGACACCGGTCGGGCGAACGTGTACCCGGTGTGGTGAGTGAGCGAGACCTTTGTGGACATCCCCACAGTGTCGCGGAAATCTGTTGCGTCCGCGTTTCGCGTTGCACCCCTGCAGCTCGCGAGAGGGCACTTATGTAGGGCGACACGCCGCGCGAGAGGGTCATTTGTGCCCTCTCGCGGGCTGCAGGGTCAGCCCAGGAGCTCGGGGCGGCGCCAGTCGGCGCCGTGCACGTGCTGGTCCAGGAACGCGAACACCGTCTCGTACCAGACCACGGCGTGCTGCGGTTTCAGCACCCAGTGGTTCTCGTCCGGGTAGAACAGGAACTTGTGCACGGTCGAGCCGTCGGGCTGCGCGTGGTGCTCGGCGAGCTCGGACCACAGCCGCAGGCTCTCGCCGATCGGCACCCGGTAGTCCCGGTCTCCGTGGATCACGAGCAGGGGCGTGCGGATGCCGTCCACGAAGCGGTGCGGGGAGTTCTCGATCATCGCTTCGGGCGTGAAGATGCGCTGCCAGTAGTCGGAGCTGTCGGTCGTGCCGCTGAATTGGTCCAGCGCCCACAGGCTCGCGTGGGTCACGATCGCGCGGAAGCGGTCGGTGTGCCCGGCGATCCAGTTCGCCATGTAGCCGCCGAACGAGCCCCCCATCGCCGCGGTCTTGGACTCGTCGATGTCGGGGCGGGCGACGACGGCATCCGTGATCGACATGAGGTCGGTGTAGGGCTTGCCGCCCCAGCTGTTCCAGCCGCGGGCGATGAACTCCAGCCCGTATCCGGTCGACAGGGCGGGGTCGGGCAGCAGAACGGCATACCCGCGGGCGACCGCGAGGAGCGGCGCCCAGCGCCAGCTCCAGGCGTTCCAGCTGTTCAGCGGTCCGCCGTGGATCCACAGCAGCAGCGGGGCGGGCGCATCCTCGGAGGCGCCCTCGGGCAGCAGCAGCCAGCCGCGCACGCGCGCGCCGTCCTCGGCGGTCGTGTCGACCTCGGTGATCGACCCGGGAGCGACGGGCAGGACGGCGGGCGTGACGAGCGGCGTCACCGAGCCGTCGGGCGCGATGCGGACCGGGTGGGCGGGCGCGACCCAGTTCGAGCGCAGCGCGACGAGCCCGCCCGACGCGCGATCCACAGCGACGTGCGTGTACGTGAAGTCGTCCTGGGTGAGCTGCTCTGCCGCGCCGCCGTCCAGGGGCAGCCGGAAGACGGGACCCCGACCGTCGGAATCCGCCGTGGCGATCAGCACGGCGTCGTCCGCGGCGAACACGAGGCTCGAGGCCCAGCGATCCCACTCGGTCGCGATGCGACGGGCGTTGCCGCCGTCGATGTCCGACACCCAGACCTCGATGTCGGTGGGCCCCGCGGGGGTGCTCCGGACAGAGCGCAGGTAGGCGAGCGTCCGCCCGTCGTGACTGACGGTCGGCGCCTCGAAGTCGACCCCCGGCTCGTCGAACAGCCACGTGCGCTCACCCGTGGCCACGTCGATCGCGGCGAGGGCGAACCGTCCGTCGCGGGTCTCGGGGATGCGCAGCGCGGCGATCAGAGTCGTGCCGTCCGGGGTGAGGGCGGCACCGGCGATGTCGGCGCTGCGACCCGGGGCGGGAGTCAGGTCGGCCGGGCGCGGCAGCGTCGCCGGATAGGGCGTGCCGGCATCCCCGTCCTCGTCGACCGCGTCACCGGGCGCGCGATCATCGGACTCGGCGGGAACAGCAGCCACCGTGTCGGCGAGTGCGGAGAGGTCGAGGGCGAGCAGGTGCGGCTCGGCGGGACCGAGGTCGTGATCCCAGAAGCGCACCGGGTAGGACTCGTGCAGGATCGCGGAGACCTTCTTCTTCTTGCGGAGCGCCCGCAGCTTCGCCTCCGCCTCCAGGCTCTCACCGCCGGGCAGCAGCTCGGCGCTCAGCACGACGCGGGAGGCGTCCTGTGCCACCGCCGCGATCGACCCGACGCCTCCCGCGAGCCGGGTCACCGGACGAGCCTCGCCGACGGTCGCCGGCAGCAGCCAGAGCTGGGCCGAGTCGTCGTCCTCGTCGGCCTCGCTGTCGGCGCGGGCGGACACGAACAGGATGTCGCCGTCGGCCGTGAAGGAGGCGCTGGACTCGCCCTTGGCCGAGCGCGTCAGTCGCGCCGGCGACCCCGCTCCGTCCGTCGGGACCGTCCACAGGGATCGCTCGTACGCGGTGCCGTCCTTCTTGAGCGTGGCGACCGTGAGCACGGCACGGGTGCCGTCCGGTGACAGCGCGAGCGCCTCCACGCGGGGCAGGGCGATGTAGTCCTCGAGTGAGCGGAAGGGAGTCGATGGCATGCGTTCCACGCTAACCCGCGGATGCCGGAAGCCGGCGGTCAGGCCGGGGTGGGCGTGCGGGTCAGCTCGGGTGCGGCATCCGACAGCGCGTCCGCAGCGGCGAGCGCGACGAGCAGGTCATCCGTGAGGTCATCGACGTCCTCGAGACCGATCGACAGGCGCACGACCCCCGCGCCCGGCTTCGCCTCCCCCGCGACGGGGCGGTGCGTGAGCGACGCCGGATGCTGCACGAGCGAGTCGATGCCGCCGAGCGAGACCGCGTGCTCGATCAGCTCGCACGACTCGGTGAACCGCGCCGCCGCGTCGTATCCGCCGGCGAGTTCGAGCGCGATGATCGAGCCGGGTCCGTCGAGCTGCCGGCCGAGGAGCCCCGCGGGATCCTGACCCGCAAGCCCCGGATAGAAGACACGAGCGACGGCAGGATGCGCGCTGATGCGCTCCGCGAGCATCCCGGCGGTCCGCTGCTGCGCGCGCACGCGCAGGGGCAGGGTGCGCAGCCCTCGGTGCAGGAGGTAGGCGGCCATCGGATGCAGGAGTCCCCCGGTCAGGGCGCGCACCTGACGCAGCCGCCGCACCCACTCCTCGTTTGTCGCGACGACGCCGCCCATGACGTCGCCGTGGCCACCGAGATACTTCGTCGCGCTGTGCAGGACGAGGGTCGCACCGTGGCGCGCCGGCTGCTGCAGAACCGGCGTCGCGAACGTGTTGTCCACGAGCACCGGAACATCACCGGCGGCGGCGACCACCTCGGCGAGGTCGACGAGCTCGAGCGTGGGGTTGGCCGGGGTCTCCACGATGACGAGGCCCGTCTGCGGCGTGATGGCCGACGCGATCTCCTCGACGTGCGCCCAGGTCACGGTCGTGGCGAGCAGGCCGTTCTCGAGCACGTGATCGGTGCCGCCGTAGAGCGGTCGGACCGCGACGATGTGGGGCTTTCCCGCGGTCGCGGTCGCGATCAGGCAGGCAGCCAAAGCCGCCATGCCGCTCGCGAAGGCGACGGCACCTTCGGTGTGCTCGAGGTCGGCGAGCGCGTCCTCGAACCGCGCGACCCCGGGCTGCCACAGCCGCTGATACACCGCGCTGCGACCCGGGCCGAGGTCGTGCCCGGTTGCGAGCTCTTCGTACGCGAGCCCGCCGGTATCGACATCGGGCAACGGGTACGTGGTCGAGAAGTCGATGGGCGGGACGTGAGCGCCGCTTTCGCGCAGGCCCTGCATCCCGCCGTGGACGGCGCGGGTGTCGAGGCGATGGTGACGGGGATCCATGCGTCGAGGACAACAGAAACTGCGCGAATCGGCAATCGACTCTGGAGGATGCCGATCCTTCCATAGACTCGGTCGAAGAATCTTCACCCACCGCTCGGCGAAGGAGCCCCATGGCGCAGGTCCTTGAACTCGACCGGACGGACCGCGCGCTGTTGCGGGCCCTGACCGCGAACGCCCGCGCGTCGGGGGCATCGCTCGCCTCGACTCTGGGCATCGCGGAGTCGACGGTGTCGCTGCGCCTGCGCCGGCTCCAGACCAGCGGCGTGATCCGTCGCTATCGGGTCGATCTCAACCCGCTCGCGCTGGGTGCGACCGTGCAGGCCCTCATCGCGATCCGGCTCGTCAAGCACGCGCGCGAAGAGATCGAGGCCTTCCGGCGTGCCGCGCCGAGCCTGCCCGGCGTGCTGAGCCTGTTCCACATGGCGGGCGCGGACGACTTCCTGCTGCACGTCATGGCGCGCGACGCCGCTGAGCTGCGCGAGTTCGTCCTCGCACACCTCACCGGACACCCGGCGGTGGCCCACACCGAGACGAACCTGATCTTCGAGCACGCCGACGGCGACGGGTGGGAGCAGCTGATCCGCTGAGCTGCTCCGCTCAAGTGGCGGTTTCTGCCGCCTCCGCGCGCGGGAAGCGACAGATAGTGACCCCTTCGTCGCGCGCGGCGATGGGGATGGCGCACGCGGGTGCGGCGCGGCAGACTTTCGCCGAAGGGAGCGCGCCGTGAGCCAGGACGATGACCCCACCGCAGACGAGTTCGCGGAGCGCCTTTTCGCCTCTGCCCTCGGCATGGCCGAGACACTCTCCGTCTACGTCGGCGACCGGCTCGGCTGGTATCGCACCCTCGCCGAGTCGGGCCCCCGCACGCCGGTCGAGCTCGCCGAACGCACCGGTACCGACGCTCGCTACTGCCGCGAGTGGCTCGAGCATCAGGCCGTGTCGGGCATCCTCGCGGTGCAGTCGACTCCGGATGCCGCTCCTGACGAGCGGCGGTACGCCTTGGCTCCGGGCCCGGCCGAAGTACTCACGGACGAGCGAAGCCTGAGCTATCTCGCCCCCCTCGCGCGGATGTTCGCCGCCGCCGGACCGACGCTCCCCGATCTCCTGCAGGCCTACCGGACCGGGGAGGGTGTGAGCTGGGAGCAGCTCGGCCCGGACGCCCGCGAGGCCCAGGCCGACATGAACCGGCCGTGGTTCGATCGCCTCCCCGATGCGCTCGGCCGTGTGGACGGCATCCGCTCCCTGCTAAAGCGACCCGGCGCGCGCGTCGCCGATGTCGGCAGCGGCGCCGGCTGGTCCTCGATCGCGCTCGCACTCGCACATCCCGGATTGCAGGTCGACGGGTTCGACGTCGACGACCCGTCGATCGAGACCGCTCGTCGCAACGCCCTGCAGGCCGGGGTCGCCGAACGCGTGCGCTTCCACAACGCCGACGCCGACGGCCTGTCAGGGTTCGGGCCGTTCGATGCCGCTTTCGCTTTCGAATGCCTGCACGACATGCCGAGGCCCGTCGATGTGCTCCGTTCGATGCGTCTGGCGGTGCGCGACGGAGGTCCGATCGTGATCATGGATGAAGCGGTCGCAGAGACTTTCACCGCTCCGGGCGATGACATCGAGCGCATCATGTACGGCTTCAGCCTGTTCGTGTGCCTGCCCGACAGCATGTCGCACCGGCCGACCGTCGCCACCGGCACGGTCATGCGCCCGGCGACACTGCAGAAATATGCGCGCGAGGCCGGATTCCGCGACGTGGAGGTCCTGCCGGTCGGCGAGTTCGGCTTCTTCCGCTTCTACTCGCTCGTTCCGTGACGCCGGTCAGCGCGCCCTGATCGAACCGGGCGCAGCCCCGAGCAGGATCTCCGCCGCCCGCGCCATCTTGGCGGCCGACCCCTCGGCCTCGACACCGCGAGCCAGGGACTGCGCGTTCAGGCCGTCGATCATGCCGAGGAGCTGCCACGCGGCATCCGCGGCGTCGGCGGTGAAGTCGCCCGCAGCCCGGCCTTCCTCGATGAGCGCGGCCACCATCCGGTGCCACGCGTCCATCTGCGCGCGCACCGCGTCCGCCAGCGCGGGGTTGCGCCGCCCCAGCGCCCACGCCTCGGCCCACACGACCGTGATGTCCTCACGCGTGCCGTCCAGCAGGGTCTCCAGCAGCGCCGCCATGCGCTCCGCCGGGCTCGCCACAGCACCGATCTCGATCTCGACCTCACGGATCTCCGCGTCGACGAGATCCGTGTAGACGCGCGCGACGAGCTCGTCCATCGAGGGCTGGTAGTGCGCGATCAGACCGGACGCCACCCCCGCACGCTCCGCCACGGCGCGGAGCGTCAGCGCGCTGAGGCCCTGCTCCCGCGCGAGTTCGGTCGCGGCGGCGAGGATCTCGGCCGATCGCTCGGCGGGCGACTTGCGCGTGCGGGGTTTCGCCGAAGTGCTTGACATGTCTCCGCCAGTGTAGGTACCGTCTGGTCTATTGATCGCTTGATCAATACTAATGGCAACGAAAGCGGATGACATGAGCATCACCGCGCGGACCGGCGACGTCGCCGGTCACATCGAGACCCGCGGCATCGACTGCATCCCGGATGCCGAGCGCCACGGCCGGCCCCGCTCGCTGTTCGGAATCTGGGCGGCGGCGAACGTGCTGTACCTCAACTTCGTGTTCGGCGGCATCCTCATGCTGCTCGGACTCGGCCTGTGGGAGTCCCTCGCCCTGTGCGTGCTGGGCAACCTGTGGTGGTTCGTGATCGGCTGGATCGCCGTCAGCGGTCCGGCCGCCGGCACCCCGAGCGTCATGATCATGCGCGCGATGTTCGGCGTGCGCGGCAACGCGCTGTTCGGATCGGGACTCGGCGTCCTGATCGGTCTGTTCTACATCGTGCTGAACCTGGCGTTCACGACGCTCGCCAGCCAGGCGCTGCTCGCGAGCGTCGGCGTGGTCGTGCCCGACTCCCTCGCCGTGCTGCTGCTGGTCGCCGTGTCGGCGCTGAGTCTGATCGTCAGCGTCTTCGGGCACGCCACGATCGAGAAGCTCAGCGGGTACCTCTCCGTCGCAGTCGGCCTGTGCTTCGCCGCGGTCGCCGTGTTCGTGATCGGCGCGACCGACTGGTCGTACACCCCGGAAGCGCTGCCCGCCTCGGAGAACATCGCGCTCCTGCTGCTCGGTTTCACGATCGTGGCGTCCGGCCCGCTGTCCTGGGGCACGAGCGCCGACTACTCGCGATATCTCCCCCGCGCCACGTCGCGCGGCGCGATCGTGCTCTGGACCGCGTTCGGCGGGTTCGTGCCCTCGGTCCTGATCTCCGCGATGGGCGTGCTCGCCGCGACCGCGATCGACATGACCGACCCGCAGACGGCGATCGCCGAGATCATCCCGGCCTGGCTCTACCCCGTGTCCCTCCTCGCGATCATCGTCGGCACGCTCGCGAACAACGTCCTGTGCTCGTACTCGACCGGACTGTACGCGCAGGCGTTCGTCCCCCGGATCCGCCGAGCCGTCTCGGTCGTCATCGTCGGCGTGGTCGCCGCAGTGCTCGCCTGCTACCTGCTGTGGGGCGCACCGCGGTTCCTGGACACCCTGAGCTACGCGATCGAGATCGCCGTCGCCGTCATGGGGCCGCTCGTGGCGATCTACGCGATCGACATCGTGCTGCGTCGTGGACGCTACGACGGCGTGGCGCTCAACGACACGAGCCGCCGCAGCCCGTTCTGGTACACGGGCGGCTGGTTCGCCCCTGGCACGATCGCCATGGTGCTCGCGACCACGGTGGCGGTGCTCATGGTCAACACGACGCTGTACACCGGACCGATCTCGGCCGCGCTCGGCGGCGCGGACCTGTCCTCGATCGCGGGGCCGGCGCTGGCGGCATCCGTCTACGCCCTGCTGTGGCGCACGATGCGGCCGTACAGCGACCCCGCCGCCCGCCCCGGCGCCGCTGATCCGGCGGCCGCATTCTCCCCCGGTGCGCCCGCGCACCCCGAACGTCACAATGAGAGCATCGCCGACCGCGAGCCCGTGAGGAGCACCCGATGACCTGGACCATGCCCGCAGAATTCGCGCCGCAGGAGCGCATCTGGATGGCCTTCCCGCGCGTGGGCAACACGCTCGGCGACGACGCCGACTCGGCGGATGAGGCCCGCGACACGTGGGCGGCGGTCGCGAACGCGGCCGCGCGCTTCGAGCCCGTGACGATGGTCGTCGACCCCTCGGCCGTGACCGAGGCGCGTGCGCGCCTGTCCGCCGACGTCGAGATCGAGATCGCGCCGCTCGACGACTTCTGGATGCGCGACATCGGCCCGACCTTCGTCCTCGACGAGGCGGGCACGCTGGGCGCCGTGGACTGGACCTTCAACGGGTGGGGCGCGAACGCCTGGGCGACCTGGGAACGCGACGACCGCATCGGCGCGACCGTCGCCGGCCTCGCCGGGGCCACGCACCTGCCGTCCCCGCTCGTGAACGAAGGCGGCGGCATCCACGTCGACGGGGAGGGCACGGTCCTCGTGACCGAGACGGTGCAGCTCGACCCGCGCCGCAACCCGTACGCCACGAAGGAACGCGTGGAGTGGGAGCTGCAGCGCACGATCGGTGCGACGAAGGTCATCTGGCTGCCGCGCGGGCTCACGCGCGACTACGAATCGGCCGGCACCCGCGGGCACGTCGACATGGTGGCCGCGTTCGCCGCGCCGGGCCGCGTGCTGCTGCACTGGCAGGACGATCCCGCCCACCCCGACTACGGCGTCGTGCGGCAGATCCGCGCCGTGCTCGAAGAGGCGACGGATGCCGCCGGCCGGCACCTCGAGATCATCGAGCTGCCCGCCCCCGCGACGCTGCGGGACGAGGACGGATTCGTGGATTGGAACTACGCCAACCATCTGGTGGTGAACGGCGGCGTCATCGCGTGCGGCTACGGTGAACCGGAGGCGGACGCGCGCGCTGCCGGGATCCTCGCCGAGGCCTACGGACGGGAAGTGGTCACGATCGACGCCCGCCCGATCCTGCAGCGGGGCGGCGGCATCCACTGCATCACCCAGCAGCAGCCGCGGGCCGGCCGATGAACGTCGTCGAGGCCTCGATCGCCGATCTGCGCGCCGCACTCGACGCCGGAGACGAGACCGCGGTCAGCCTTCTGGACGCCTATCTCGCGCGCATCGCGACGTATGACCAGAGCGGCATACGCCTGAACGCGATCGTGGAGCTGAATCCCGACGCCCGGGCCGAGGCGGAGGCGTCGGACATGCGCCGCGCGTCCGGGACGCTCCGGGGCCTGTTGGACGGCATCCCGTATACGGCGAAGGACAGCTACATGGTGCGCGGGCGGACCGTCGCATCGGGCTCGCCCGCGTTCGCCGACCTCGTCGCACGGCGAGACGCGTTCTC is a window from the Microbacterium lacus genome containing:
- a CDS encoding S9 family peptidase, with amino-acid sequence MPSTPFRSLEDYIALPRVEALALSPDGTRAVLTVATLKKDGTAYERSLWTVPTDGAGSPARLTRSAKGESSASFTADGDILFVSARADSEADEDDDSAQLWLLPATVGEARPVTRLAGGVGSIAAVAQDASRVVLSAELLPGGESLEAEAKLRALRKKKKVSAILHESYPVRFWDHDLGPAEPHLLALDLSALADTVAAVPAESDDRAPGDAVDEDGDAGTPYPATLPRPADLTPAPGRSADIAGAALTPDGTTLIAALRIPETRDGRFALAAIDVATGERTWLFDEPGVDFEAPTVSHDGRTLAYLRSVRSTPAGPTDIEVWVSDIDGGNARRIATEWDRWASSLVFAADDAVLIATADSDGRGPVFRLPLDGGAAEQLTQDDFTYTHVAVDRASGGLVALRSNWVAPAHPVRIAPDGSVTPLVTPAVLPVAPGSITEVDTTAEDGARVRGWLLLPEGASEDAPAPLLLWIHGGPLNSWNAWSWRWAPLLAVARGYAVLLPDPALSTGYGLEFIARGWNSWGGKPYTDLMSITDAVVARPDIDESKTAAMGGSFGGYMANWIAGHTDRFRAIVTHASLWALDQFSGTTDSSDYWQRIFTPEAMIENSPHRFVDGIRTPLLVIHGDRDYRVPIGESLRLWSELAEHHAQPDGSTVHKFLFYPDENHWVLKPQHAVVWYETVFAFLDQHVHGADWRRPELLG
- a CDS encoding trans-sulfuration enzyme family protein, whose translation is MDPRHHRLDTRAVHGGMQGLRESGAHVPPIDFSTTYPLPDVDTGGLAYEELATGHDLGPGRSAVYQRLWQPGVARFEDALADLEHTEGAVAFASGMAALAACLIATATAGKPHIVAVRPLYGGTDHVLENGLLATTVTWAHVEEIASAITPQTGLVIVETPANPTLELVDLAEVVAAAGDVPVLVDNTFATPVLQQPARHGATLVLHSATKYLGGHGDVMGGVVATNEEWVRRLRQVRALTGGLLHPMAAYLLHRGLRTLPLRVRAQQRTAGMLAERISAHPAVARVFYPGLAGQDPAGLLGRQLDGPGSIIALELAGGYDAAARFTESCELIEHAVSLGGIDSLVQHPASLTHRPVAGEAKPGAGVVRLSIGLEDVDDLTDDLLVALAAADALSDAAPELTRTPTPA
- a CDS encoding Lrp/AsnC family transcriptional regulator; translated protein: MAQVLELDRTDRALLRALTANARASGASLASTLGIAESTVSLRLRRLQTSGVIRRYRVDLNPLALGATVQALIAIRLVKHAREEIEAFRRAAPSLPGVLSLFHMAGADDFLLHVMARDAAELREFVLAHLTGHPAVAHTETNLIFEHADGDGWEQLIR
- a CDS encoding class I SAM-dependent methyltransferase, yielding MSQDDDPTADEFAERLFASALGMAETLSVYVGDRLGWYRTLAESGPRTPVELAERTGTDARYCREWLEHQAVSGILAVQSTPDAAPDERRYALAPGPAEVLTDERSLSYLAPLARMFAAAGPTLPDLLQAYRTGEGVSWEQLGPDAREAQADMNRPWFDRLPDALGRVDGIRSLLKRPGARVADVGSGAGWSSIALALAHPGLQVDGFDVDDPSIETARRNALQAGVAERVRFHNADADGLSGFGPFDAAFAFECLHDMPRPVDVLRSMRLAVRDGGPIVIMDEAVAETFTAPGDDIERIMYGFSLFVCLPDSMSHRPTVATGTVMRPATLQKYAREAGFRDVEVLPVGEFGFFRFYSLVP
- a CDS encoding TetR/AcrR family transcriptional regulator; the protein is MSSTSAKPRTRKSPAERSAEILAAATELAREQGLSALTLRAVAERAGVASGLIAHYQPSMDELVARVYTDLVDAEIREVEIEIGAVASPAERMAALLETLLDGTREDITVVWAEAWALGRRNPALADAVRAQMDAWHRMVAALIEEGRAAGDFTADAADAAWQLLGMIDGLNAQSLARGVEAEGSAAKMARAAEILLGAAPGSIRAR
- a CDS encoding purine-cytosine permease family protein; this encodes MSITARTGDVAGHIETRGIDCIPDAERHGRPRSLFGIWAAANVLYLNFVFGGILMLLGLGLWESLALCVLGNLWWFVIGWIAVSGPAAGTPSVMIMRAMFGVRGNALFGSGLGVLIGLFYIVLNLAFTTLASQALLASVGVVVPDSLAVLLLVAVSALSLIVSVFGHATIEKLSGYLSVAVGLCFAAVAVFVIGATDWSYTPEALPASENIALLLLGFTIVASGPLSWGTSADYSRYLPRATSRGAIVLWTAFGGFVPSVLISAMGVLAATAIDMTDPQTAIAEIIPAWLYPVSLLAIIVGTLANNVLCSYSTGLYAQAFVPRIRRAVSVVIVGVVAAVLACYLLWGAPRFLDTLSYAIEIAVAVMGPLVAIYAIDIVLRRGRYDGVALNDTSRRSPFWYTGGWFAPGTIAMVLATTVAVLMVNTTLYTGPISAALGGADLSSIAGPALAASVYALLWRTMRPYSDPAARPGAADPAAAFSPGAPAHPERHNESIADREPVRSTR
- a CDS encoding agmatine deiminase family protein, whose amino-acid sequence is MTWTMPAEFAPQERIWMAFPRVGNTLGDDADSADEARDTWAAVANAAARFEPVTMVVDPSAVTEARARLSADVEIEIAPLDDFWMRDIGPTFVLDEAGTLGAVDWTFNGWGANAWATWERDDRIGATVAGLAGATHLPSPLVNEGGGIHVDGEGTVLVTETVQLDPRRNPYATKERVEWELQRTIGATKVIWLPRGLTRDYESAGTRGHVDMVAAFAAPGRVLLHWQDDPAHPDYGVVRQIRAVLEEATDAAGRHLEIIELPAPATLRDEDGFVDWNYANHLVVNGGVIACGYGEPEADARAAGILAEAYGREVVTIDARPILQRGGGIHCITQQQPRAGR